ATAGTATCCTCTACTTTTTGGAACACCCGGATTTTGCAAGCCACAGGAACATGAAGGTTGTGAGACAGCTTTTCAACTAAAGATTTGACAAGTGGAAGATTATCCATTAAGAAAGCTCCATAGTTCCCCCGTCTAGCAATTCGCTGTGGACACCTGTATAGAAGCATTAGAGCCAATAACATTTTATGTAAATGGTTTCAGTCTGTTGCTGTAATCAGCACATGAAATTGGAGATTAGAATTTACAGTACATTCATCAATTCAAAAGTGATCAAACTGTTCTTTTGCTGAGAAAACTAGCGCCGGCAGATTTGAATTTAGAACAAATCTTGACCGACCATCACACTCACCATGAGTATTATGTACTGCACTACCACAACCACAGCTATCACCCAAACAACTGCTACTTCTACCGGCATTATTGTCATTATCATCAAGGAATGCTATTAAACAACAACACAATTATCACTCCAAACTGTCAACAGTGTGATCAAAATCAACCTACCCCTTATAAAGATCATTACCAACgctaatttatataattacacCGTTTCAGCAACTATTCCGTATGATTCAAAATATACTAGAGAATACTGAATTTTAGACTGATTTAAGTTCTCTAAGGTTAAAATTTTAGTGAAGTCCAGTATTCCCTTCCAATAATACAGCTTTTAAATCCTTTCCCTCATCTATGTAATGaaaaaatgctttattattttagtttatgTTATTATTCGGTGATAATGAGTTATTTTGATTCTATAAGTTTGGCGCTTAATGAGATACTTCTTAGTACAGCACTGTCATAGTTTCAACAGATCCGTTAAACCATGTGCAAACAAGAATAATTGGCTATGCAAACAAacagtaaaattttaatttttatacaatgTACCGTGCAGAACAAGGATTGATCCCGACTCTAACCATACAATTTCCATAAGAATCAGAGAAACAGGAAATCAAACCTAAAACGGGTAATAAAACAAGGTTACAGCACTAGGCTTACAAAGTTATTATAACGAGACTGAAAAGCCATTTTATTAGCAATGATTGGTTAAGAATATTACCCCAGATTAATGTCAACATAATCACAATAAGGTTCCACCCTCCGAGCAGCTTCCAACAAGGTGTCCGGATCATTGGCACAAAATTGGACAAATAATGGTCGATCCTCCTGCATTTGTTATCAGTAATGCATCTCAATATTGTAGTCATGGGATAACAGATAGAAGAACATCATCCAAAGCTAGAGGTCGGTAATTTATAAGAGCTTAACTTAGGTATCCCAAATCCCACATCAAAAGATGGCATGAGTAGCATTCTCTGCTAAGTAACAGAAATCTACAATATAATAACTTCCAAGATAAACCAAAAGGCGGAATTATACATCAACCCCATCACGAATGCATAAAACTGAGTCTTCCACAGTTGATTAGCTGATAAGGCACAGGCACTAGGTCACCATGAAAGGAAATGAACTTATCGTTTGAATAAAAAAACGAAAGCGATTACCTGGCAAGTGGTGAATTCCTGATTTCGATACTTGTCGTCCTCGTTGAAAATCCTGGAATGCAACATCGGAGTATAAGCAGCCTGAGCACCGTACTTTCTACAAAGCATTCGAAACGGAAGCTCCGAATTATCCACCATTGGAGCAACAATAAACTTAGGTCGGCCCAGCTTCGCCCAGTGTGACCATGCCCGCTCCACCCTAGACTCTCCGCTCAGGTACCGGCCCGGTGTGTCCAAGCAGCAAGATGCAGTCATTTCTGGCAAAGACAAAGGGGTATCATCCTCCGTTTGCTGTTGCTGcggaaaagaagagagaaggttGTCCAGGTCTGGAGGTGGATGATCTTGGGTTAGAGATGAGGCCATGAGGGTTTTTAGTGGAGTAGAGTATAGGTGTTTGAGAGAAAATAtacgaggaaagaagagagatTTCATGAGCCAAGCATGGAAATGGAGAGGCAAGCCATTGTCGACTTCGGAGAAGGTCGAGCGAGAGATGCAGAAACCACGAAGCCTTCAATGCGGTTTCAAGATTTGGCCATTACGGATTGGCCGGAAAGCCCTGCATACGCCAGTACTCTCTCTTTGGGCCTGGTTGGGCTGATTTGAGGttgggagatttaaaaaaaaaaaacttattatcctcactttaaaatttagcctttaaaaaaaaaacaatggagAATTTCTCGACCtgtaaaagaaataaaacccaATAATTGAGAAACTCGGCTCACCCTCATAAATTCTCAGTATAGTCAAAATAATTCATATAATCTACATTAACACAATAGGAAGCTTTGCTCAACCAAAAATCATAGGAAATTATataatgatttttaattttaaaaattaaaatttttatatcaaatataaaataaataaataaaaaaattggacATTATATTATTAGCTTTCCACTTTAAATCAAAATTGGAATAAactacttaaaacatatataaaagtataaagatagatttaagtatttttttaaataaaaaataaaaaattaaaatgtttaaattataataaataaaaatagattgattaagtatataattttaaaaatataaaaattaatttattaattatactaaaatttaagtatttaaacgtagtttatctatttaaaaataataatagagatatattattagtttaatgTGATAATAACAACTTTCACTCATCCTAATTAGttaaatgtttaaaaattatattattatttttaatttgattaattttatacttaaaaagTAATAAGTATTTAATTTGACTAGAATTAAAATCGATAAATgtctattatattaaaaaaatacaaattattaatataaactaattgaaaataatatttttaatatgaaaaacaatttaaaattttatattaaacatatcaatttgattcattttaaatttaaacttaatcaaaaaatgaaaaatgttcttttaataaaatttcattagtttttaataaataatttaaaattagaaaaataggtTAAGGTATAAAGAGATGAGAGATgatgaataatttataaaagagaaaagaaagaaagacatGGTGGGACTCAATTTGTTTTCTagaaaatagtttttaaaaaatattttttaatttttttaaaatttaaatattaaaaaaatattttcttataataaaaaactcatttttcacattttaaaatttttattagaatttctatataaaaatttattaatatattttatttttaaattaaaattaaataataaaaaataaattattttattaaaaatattttacacgaaaaatttcacataaatattttccgaaagttattttttaaaaataaatagaaatttaattcttttactaaCTACAGTATTCTAAATTTATTAGCTGAAACTAAATTCTGTTCACACTAAATTCTgttcaaattataaatttaattgtttataatttttacttttgatatttattatttttatttatattataaaattttatttattcatattaACTATAAATTTATAGGTTAAAATATACTTACACTgtatattatttcatattaatttattaaatatttaaactaaaattataatctattaaaaatttaaatttataaaaattataacaattaaattcaaattaattatattattgatgacttataaaaaaaaataaaaaaataattcgatCTATTGTTGAGTGTATTCAAAAATTTTGttgattgaaatttaaattttgataaaatggtaaataataaaattatatttatataattttattaatttataaaaatttaaaatacgttTAGGAAATTCTAGAATACATTCAactgtaattaatttttttaaataaattattgataatataattaatttatatttaattattatgatttttataattttaatttaaatatttaataaattaattttaattaacataagaatgtaaatatatatttaattagaaaAGAGTAAAAATCAGTTTCAACTAGATGCGTTTTTGGGCTAACTCCAATTCGATTAGTCGAGAGGTCAAGAACCAAACATAAATATACTTTTGTTATTAGGGTTTatagtgagtagaataatcttaaaaattagaaaaatttataatttattttttaaatattattattattaataagttaatttcggcatttttaataatttattaaaatatttttattttttttatcaacaaaataatttttttatttatttttatcgttaaaaatatagcaaaaaattaaattatccccttcttttcctcttccttttttttcttcatcaatttttcgtcgtcttcttcttctttttattttacttttttttttcatcatggcgattctttttttttgcttcatcatcactatcattatctttttcttcttctccttcttctttttcttctttttttttttttttcctcttctcCTTCGTCATCATCATTTTCtgcttcattttcttttttttttttgagaaggAAGAGGAGTAGTAGGAGGGATTATTTCGTtgatagaaagaaaaataagaatgttttaatagatatgaaaaaaaataaagacgttttaataaatttctaaaaatatagggactgatttgttaataatattaatatccaataactaaataaatggttttatttgagggtaaaatagaattttaaaaattttctctctcatctattatctatttttaacggaaaagagaacagaatgattattttgttgatagagagaaaagataaaaatgttttaataaatcTCTAAAAATGCAGGgataacttgttaataatggtaatatttaaaaactaaatagtaaatctttctaaaaattatagaatcaaAACTCAAATACTTTGATATTTAATGTCAAAACttaataaatttgattaaaatttactttgaattatttgaattagtcctgatttattatatttattatttttaaaaactaaatccaTTTTTTAtcgtaaattatttaaattagtcATTTATAAGATTCATCAAATCAGGTACAAAAAATCTAAGCCACTAACATCCATACTTGTTATTGAATAATGTTGCCAGAAGATTCTCTTAATATAATAGAAGTATTGACCCGTGATGATGCAAGTTTGCAAAGAATGCAAGCGAAGAAAAATCACCAAAGATCTAGGCGGCGATGGCCGTCGGCTTCGGGCTACGCAGGGGGCGCAAGCAAGCGCAGAGCACGCGAAGCAAATCCTCTATTTTCTAATTTGGACTTGTTATGAAATGGACATTTTCGGCCAAATGTGCTTATAAAATGGAACCCATCAACTCAACTGTTTGTGTGTGAGCATGATAAAATGGATAATGACGGCTGAATTGAGCTTCAAGTTGAAGGTGGTCCAATTTTTTCATACATCAACGTTGACGTTGAGCAAAGCTAAAGCAATTCCAACCAACATTTCAAACATTTGTGGGGTCCCTTTTATGACCATTTTGCTTAATCAATTATCCCACCCACCCATTTTGACTTTTTCCCCTTTCTCTATTCCCATTCATTTCAATCCACTCACTCTTTTGTCAAGCTTCCACACTTCTACTCATGCTTCAATCGTCCATTATTATTTGATGCAACATTATAAATGTccaaaataaatcataaattatTACGGTAAAATAGGATTACATAATAAAAGTCTAATAAACTGACACACTATTCAGAAGTCTCATCCATAGAAAAGAGAACTAGAACATCGTAACACTCAGTGTTCCATCAAAACTCGCACTCTCTAGAGCAAGTCAAGCTTTCATGGAAAGTTAATGTTAGCAAGATACAATCTAGCAAATCTCTGTTACGCCTATAAGCGCGGGATCCCTTATCTACTAGCCGGTATCAATCGAATTTTCATGAGATTCGATAATCAACTCcaatttttatcatataaaagcTAATGTGAAAAGAAATCAAGGTACGCATTCTTACACAATCAATCTGAGTTCAAAGCAATTCATTGCATTCGCTCATTCtatcagtttactgacttgagcgttagAGTGGCTTCCCATagacgccaaccacctcacatatTTTCTTTTGCAGATTGACTAATCACAGTTCAACTCTATTTTCAGCCGCATCATTTGATTTTGTTGCTAAAAATTTCATTGAATTCTCCTTGTTCATGTGGATTAAAATCGATCTTCTATTcactttctcttaaaaagatacttttcttttcttccattCTCCCAAATGGTTGACAATTCACGAGCTACTGCTAAATCTACTGCCAACAAAGGGGTCATCATTTCCTCCATCCCGAACAATGGACAAAATATACCTTCTATGGTCAATGAGGCAGACCTTAACAACCTGAATAATGAGAAAGTACTTCAGTATATTAAAAAGCTGCGGACAACTCTCGAGTAATATGAGGCTTAGGAGGAGGCCCCATTCATGGCTCCCAGAATAAGGGAGGAGGCCTCCGTTGAGACTCCAAGAACTAAGACGGGGGCAATCCAAACACAATTAAAAGGGAAGGCCAAGTTGGAGGATAAAGAGTCATCAAACGAGACTCCAAAAGACATCGACTGgaaacttgtaatacccggctagattcagacatcggaattcctaccgtccggtgaaattcgaggatgtcagaggtatctagaagggtaagagaaatgttttcttaaatattttaagtgtttgaaggttttaaagGAGATaggaatgagttttgaagagaaaagactatggggacaattgccaggttcggccgccgaaggtaaagttcggtcgccgaaagtgttctagtttcggcttccgaaggtcatgttcggcccccgaacgttgcatgattttgcatgcaggtttggctgccgaagatgAGTCGGTCAGCCCTCTATATCAgtgcctccagtcggtgaaatggataaggattgccttcttttcacttcctgaggtgaggccacgtctcCATGAGTCATCCTCATGGTTTTATCAAAGTTTTAAATAGTgtttttatgtggttttgaaggttttgagtgaaAAAGCTAAGTTTTGAGGTTTGGTGAGTTTGAAGAGgagtttctccatattgttgagttcagatcgttcagcttcttgttatcaagaggtaagagAAGATTCTGAGCCTCTTTAGtggatttatagaggttttatggaggttttgggtagagatgcatgtttaggtttaaaagtatgtttttggtgttttgatgatgaaagcatgtttctgtgttatgtttgttgttttgttggggttgtaagttagttttggacccctttgtacatatacttgagtatatgtgtgttgaggagttgaagtatgcatgttttgagagttgGCGTGAGGAGCTtagttgtgcacgaagctgagttctggatgaactcaggttcggcagccaaaggtgcattcggccgccgaaccctttggatggtggctttggctgccacagcttgccccgagaggttttgaggttcggctctggaagggggattcggccgccgaaggtgccgccgaaggttagagactttcgtctctggagtgagttttagcccccgaaccatgcccccgaaagggttcggcagccgaaagtagagattcggccgccgaaggtgcttgagtttcggctctggagaggacattcggccgccgaacctgccgccgaaagtgttctgtccagccttcctttgcttgttttgcatacatgttttgagatgttctagaggggttttggggagctgtttatcagttgtatagcataattttggtgcctcatttgcgtcctccattgtaggattggacctgaagaaccgaggtgtttagcagtagtagctgcttcagagttagaggtagcccagagttagccaagcagtggctacaggtgagtggaacgaaacttcatatttgatcttgagaaatgacacggttctagcatgatccatgcatcataaaatgccatgttatgtattaggttgtattacattagaatccacgaatatgatgcattgcataagatgatatctgtgtggatgaatgttggatgatccttagcccttgatatgagcagagatactatgagatcatatgagatatggcatgagatagccataccaggtcgctcctggatagttcaggtcgctcctggtactatgagttagacagtcagcctgtcagatcagatagagaagtccaggtgaggcctaatcgcccctggcacagttggacatgttatgatctGAGAcagttaagagaagtccaggtgaggcctaatcgcccctggcgcagttggacatactactatgtatgtagagggctatggtgacaagttcattcttgagatgttatgtttgtgatgtgatgcattccatgagagcatgtaatgaatgaattgttttattattcctcctcactgggctatagagctcatcccactcccttaaccccagttttgcaggttccgagatagcgatgggaagtcagagtcagcaagagtaaagaaagatatgcatgaatgtatgtttgtaatagcatagtggacatgatgtaattaaaagattagttgtaatgtaatgtatagatatgtactgtcatatactggatagacttgtgctttccctagtgtctttgctaTAGTGTGTTGTATGATCactcccttgtacatgaatcctgttttacgtttcttgatgagaaatgtgtgtatcaggcttaatgtatggctttgatgagataccagtggtttgtgttacagattaaaagggtttcaatcccttgactcacagcagatagtaggcactggtataggccctgagggccatttcagattggcatatctgagtagcagtaattaagcctggagagttttacaggattgttgagtattttttatcatgtatgggatttatcaggcacacagagagtatagtcggcttgctacgggtcccggcggccttaagccgatctggatcctagtgccagtgatggttcggaccgttacagaggggtaccgatttccgggctgttacagattggtattagagcatagggcctcaaaagtacggtgtgttgagcatctttgttcaaggattagagatatcccacatcggaaagaggtgttgtcttatataggagggtaagcacaataggtaaaatcatgtccactaggataggatgtggagtcctgtcttgcatgctgatgtgaaatgccattatGAGctacatgtgcattattgatatgtgctttatatgtgttgtggattcatgtggtctcacatggatcatttgctgatctgtttgtgtgatgttgtgcttgtcagaggcaggatgagaggaactcgtcgatctgctagattgactggagctctgccggaggatgaggacatggatgcccaTCTTCCTATtttgcaaagggcaacatcagatagattaagcagagaaggtacatcaagggaccctagaaggtctgttgatgagagtagaaggggagttgttcagagtggtatgttagggtttatgagagaaagagaggaggatgagcagagcagagatggtagtTGTGGCATGAGCAGGTTAGGAgtagatatgggtgagtcccaaggaggcactcaggcctcgagatttgttccacctcagtatccaccctacccgtggggggcagagtacctgaTGGgtggtacatcagagtttcctaggtatcatccatatcccacctttatgccctatccttccttttacccgccatatccaccgccacatccacagtatcccatgtttccacccttctttggttatccaagttcagtaaaccctaacccagggcaagttgcacctcctccaccaccagtagaaccagtaatcccagttgtccaaacacctaagcttagttcacctggagaaagtatggtgcagctgacagattatttgaggttggatgttcccacatttgagactggtgatgaccc
This genomic interval from Manihot esculenta cultivar AM560-2 chromosome 12, M.esculenta_v8, whole genome shotgun sequence contains the following:
- the LOC110628602 gene encoding tRNA-dihydrouridine(16/17) synthase [NAD(P)(+)]-like, with amino-acid sequence MKSLFFPRIFSLKHLYSTPLKTLMASSLTQDHPPPDLDNLLSSFPQQQQTEDDTPLSLPEMTASCCLDTPGRYLSGESRVERAWSHWAKLGRPKFIVAPMVDNSELPFRMLCRKYGAQAAYTPMLHSRIFNEDDKYRNQEFTTCQEDRPLFVQFCANDPDTLLEAARRVEPYCDYVDINLGCPQRIARRGNYGAFLMDNLPLVKSLVEKLSHNLHVPVACKIRVFQKVEDTINYARMLEEAGCSLLAVHGRTRDEKDGKKFRADWNAIKAVKNAVKIPVLANGNIRHMDDVQNCLEETGVDGVLSAESLLENPALFAGFRTAGWITGDEESKFDEKLDQTDLFVEYLKLCEKYPVPWRIIRSHVHKMLGDWFRIHPHIREDLNAQARLTFEFLYNIVDQLRELHVRIPLYLKDVKVHTQVAEVSASGASN